A genomic stretch from Dermochelys coriacea isolate rDerCor1 chromosome 24, rDerCor1.pri.v4, whole genome shotgun sequence includes:
- the APH1A gene encoding gamma-secretase subunit APH-1A: MGATVFFGCTFVAFGPAFSLFLLTVAGDPLRIIILVAGAFFWLVSLLLASLIWFISVQFSNREDSRLQYGLLVFGAAVSVLLQEVFRFAYFKLLKKADEGLAMLSEDGQSPISLKQMAYVSGLSFGIISGVFSVINILADSIGPGIVGIHGDSPYYFITSAFLTMAVVFLHTFWGVIFFDACERRRYWSLVLVVASHLITSGLTFLNPWYQASLVPIYVITISMGVWAFFTAGGSLHNVLACLSCKQEEENRVMVYSALQVPVED, from the exons ATGGGGGCCACCGTGTTCTTTGGCTGTACGTTCGTGGCCTTCGGCCCGGccttctccctcttcctgctCACTGTGGCCGGGGACCCGCTGCGGATCATCATCCTGGTGGCGGG GGCGTTTTTCTGGCTAGTTTCCCTGCTGCTGGCCTCTTTGATCTGGTTCATTTCAGTGCAGTTCAGCAATCGGGAGGACTCCAGGCTGCAGTATGGCCTCCTGGTCTTTGGGGCTGCGGTGTCGGTGCTGCTGCAGGAGGTGTTTCGATTTGCCTACTTCAAGCTACTCAA GAAAGCAGACGAAGGCTTGGCGATGCTCAGTGAGGATGGGCAGTCTCCCATCTCCCTCAAGCAGATGGCCTATG tGTCGGGGCTGTCCTTCGGGATCATCAGCGGGGTCTTCTCGGTCATTAACATCCTGGCGGACTCCATAGGGCCAGGCATCGTAGGGATCCATGGGGATTCGCCTTATTACTTCATCACGTCAG cattCCTGACCATGGCCGTCGTCTTCCTACACACATTCTGGGGGGTGATCTTCTTTGACGCCTGCGAGAGGCGACGGTATTGGTCCCTGGTGCTGGTGGTGGCCAGTCACCTCATCACATCAGGGTTG ACGTTCCTGAATCCCTGGTACCAGGCCAGCCTCGTCCCCATTTACGTCATCACCATCTCCATGGGCGTCTGGGCCTTCTTCACAGCTGGGGGCTCCTTGCACAACGTCCTCGCCTGCCTCTCCT GTAAACAGGAGGAAGAGAACCGAGTGATGGTGTACTCTGCGCTGCAGGTCCCCGTCGAGGACTAA